In Nitrospirota bacterium, a single window of DNA contains:
- a CDS encoding glycosyltransferase family 2 protein has protein sequence MSVSILILTLNEEANLPECLQSVKWSDDIVVLDSFSSDRTVKIAEEMGARVVQRRFDNWSAHQNWALEQIPFKHPWVFYLDADERMTEELKDELVSIAADSTRGDVAYYCGRRNMFMGRWIGHAMPPGMIMRLFRPRHVRFERLVNPVPVIDGSHGYLRGMLVHYNFSKGISEWIEKHNRYSQLEAQEGMKLLLQPSETQPELFSTDRALRRRALKNLSFRLPWRPFLKFLYLYIWQRGCMDGRAGFTYCVLQSFYEYLIVLKMRELERRERGLPT, from the coding sequence ATGAGTGTGTCGATTCTCATTCTGACGTTGAACGAAGAAGCCAACCTGCCGGAGTGCCTTCAGTCGGTAAAATGGTCCGACGACATTGTGGTGCTGGACTCATTTAGCAGCGACCGCACCGTGAAGATTGCCGAGGAAATGGGTGCGCGAGTCGTGCAACGCCGCTTCGACAATTGGTCCGCCCATCAGAATTGGGCGCTCGAGCAGATTCCGTTCAAACATCCCTGGGTCTTTTATCTCGACGCCGACGAACGGATGACAGAAGAGCTGAAGGATGAGCTGGTTTCCATTGCGGCTGATTCGACTCGGGGCGACGTGGCCTACTACTGTGGCCGCCGGAATATGTTCATGGGCCGCTGGATCGGGCATGCCATGCCGCCTGGCATGATCATGCGTCTATTCCGTCCTCGCCACGTGCGATTTGAGCGCTTGGTTAACCCGGTTCCCGTGATCGACGGCTCTCATGGCTACCTCCGCGGCATGCTGGTCCACTACAACTTCAGCAAGGGGATCTCGGAGTGGATCGAAAAACATAACCGCTACTCGCAGTTGGAGGCGCAGGAGGGGATGAAGCTGCTCCTCCAGCCCTCGGAGACACAGCCGGAACTGTTCAGCACCGATCGCGCACTGCGCCGTCGCGCCCTCAAAAATCTTTCCTTTCGATTGCCCTGGCGGCCGTTTTTGAAGTTTCTATATTTGTATATCTGGCAACGGGGGTGCATGGACGGACGGGCAGGATTTACCTACTGCGTACTGCAATCCTTCTATGAGTACCTGATCGTGCTGAAGATGCGAGAACTCGAACGGCGGGAACGGGGCTTACCAACCTGA
- a CDS encoding methyltransferase domain-containing protein has protein sequence MMETAVDISGYVYEDPELNASHDYLVPALLAELAALRLPTVHKRVFEVGCGNGAVADVLTRQGYLVTGVDASAQGIEQAKRRYPQSNLQLGSAYDPLAETYGKFPVVVSLEVVEHLYAPRVFARALFDLVEPSGTVIVSTPYHGYWKNLAMALTGRLDHHFTALWDHGHIKFWSIGTLRLLLQEAGFHSIRFRRVGRVPALAKSMIAIATRS, from the coding sequence ATGATGGAAACAGCGGTCGATATCTCCGGGTATGTCTACGAAGACCCGGAACTGAACGCGTCGCATGATTATCTCGTGCCGGCGCTCTTGGCAGAGCTTGCGGCACTGCGGCTTCCCACGGTTCACAAGCGTGTGTTCGAGGTGGGGTGTGGGAATGGAGCGGTGGCTGATGTGTTGACGCGGCAAGGCTATCTGGTGACCGGTGTCGATGCATCCGCTCAGGGCATCGAGCAGGCCAAGCGGCGCTATCCTCAATCGAATCTGCAACTTGGATCGGCCTACGACCCTCTCGCCGAAACCTATGGAAAGTTCCCGGTGGTGGTGAGTTTGGAGGTCGTCGAACATCTCTACGCTCCGCGGGTGTTTGCGCGCGCGCTGTTTGATCTCGTGGAACCGTCGGGAACCGTAATCGTCTCGACGCCGTATCATGGTTACTGGAAGAATCTCGCTATGGCCTTGACGGGACGGCTAGACCATCACTTCACCGCATTGTGGGATCATGGGCACATCAAGTTCTGGTCGATAGGGACGCTGAGGCTGTTGCTCCAGGAAGCCGGATTTCATTCCATCAGGTTTCGTCGGGTAGGGCGCGTGCCCGCGCTGGCCAAATCCATGATCGCGATCGCCACAAGGTCATAA
- a CDS encoding putative colanic acid biosynthesis acetyltransferase, translating into MVWLLLFRSSPRPFHAWRRWLLRLFGAKVEQGAHPYPSARIWAPWNLTMGEGSCLGDHVDCYAVDQVILEPHATVSQYAFLCTASHDYRFSDMPVISAPIRIGRRAWVAADVFVGPGVTIGEGAVVGARASVFRNVDPWTVVGGNPARIIKKYELQQEES; encoded by the coding sequence ATGGTGTGGCTCCTGTTGTTTCGTTCCAGCCCACGGCCGTTCCACGCCTGGAGGCGGTGGCTACTGCGATTGTTCGGCGCGAAGGTGGAGCAAGGGGCGCATCCCTATCCCTCAGCCAGAATCTGGGCCCCCTGGAACTTGACGATGGGGGAGGGCAGCTGTCTCGGCGATCATGTGGATTGTTATGCCGTCGATCAGGTCATCCTTGAACCTCACGCAACGGTCAGTCAATACGCATTCCTCTGTACGGCTAGTCATGACTATAGGTTTAGTGACATGCCGGTCATCTCGGCCCCGATCAGGATCGGGCGTCGGGCATGGGTGGCTGCGGATGTATTCGTCGGGCCTGGCGTGACCATCGGCGAGGGGGCCGTGGTCGGCGCTCGCGCGAGCGTCTTTCGCAACGTTGATCCTTGGACCGTGGTAGGCGGGAATCCTGCCCGCATCATCAAAAAATATGAACTGCAACAGGAAGAGTCATGA
- a CDS encoding CatB-related O-acetyltransferase: MADRTSEMTYETRDSTVLSASQSRVRDCCRVLVGKGKDLLKQIRAWLLVRFRYRGARVGRDFHVGKAVSIGPGFVAGDFVYIGPHSQLPPHVHIGHYSSLSAYVAIVGSDHHYDKPGVPVVFSGRPPSVITTIGQDVLIGHGAILLRGISIGNGAVVGAGAIVTKDVPPYAVVVGVPAKVLRYRFDEQEQAIHEAMLAQPTKRGQQPGPLM, translated from the coding sequence ATGGCTGATCGCACATCCGAGATGACCTATGAAACGCGAGACAGCACCGTGCTCAGCGCGAGTCAATCTCGCGTCAGGGACTGCTGCCGTGTTCTTGTCGGAAAAGGTAAAGACCTTCTCAAGCAGATTCGGGCCTGGCTCCTCGTTCGCTTTCGATACAGGGGCGCCCGCGTCGGGAGGGATTTTCATGTGGGCAAGGCTGTGAGTATCGGCCCGGGATTCGTCGCCGGCGACTTTGTGTACATCGGGCCTCATAGTCAGCTACCGCCTCACGTGCATATCGGACATTACTCATCCCTGTCGGCGTACGTCGCGATTGTCGGGTCCGACCATCATTACGACAAGCCAGGTGTGCCGGTGGTCTTTTCAGGGCGGCCTCCGTCTGTTATCACGACGATCGGGCAGGACGTATTGATCGGCCATGGAGCGATTCTGTTGCGGGGGATTTCGATCGGGAACGGGGCGGTCGTCGGTGCAGGCGCGATTGTCACGAAGGACGTGCCTCCCTATGCCGTCGTCGTCGGGGTTCCAGCCAAGGTCTTGCGCTATCGGTTCGATGAGCAGGAACAGGCGATTCATGAAGCGATGCTGGCGCAGCCGACGAAGCGCGGTCAGCAACCGGGGCCACTGATGTGA
- a CDS encoding O-antigen ligase family protein: MSLQREEDFDETATPLRGTQVGLVLGLWLTGVFAASLGGRIEAGHEGTTSMLLLGAAVVWPLLYFAMGRCSFVPQAMPLAATGGLILFGVVSALSSFMSPVALLSSGYLVLTLAGIFLALQFNTNLDAEQYERGLKIFAVLTTGVLIGLAWYDYVPGTRLGNGKGILNPNTIGLVSVSVILAAMSIRTWVLRLAVIGPIAGIIVLTSSRAAAVAAVVGLGMVVWLRLRAHRRPVLLLAVTGLLLIVGVTLAYGDVMYRMLDRFYALSSADRGMSSGASGRVTAWKWTWELFVHNPVLGVGFRAHEYLLKADSSAHNGYLATLAEVGLLGFLAVAYLITRGMSLLWAGSREIGAGFSQSILFGLCVGYLLLAVFERYLINVGNPTSLLFLVSIMRPGVMEGPVTEPDEQLFEPADELTIEPPGEGVYGHG; encoded by the coding sequence ATGAGCCTTCAGCGTGAAGAGGATTTCGACGAAACCGCCACCCCTCTGCGCGGAACCCAGGTCGGCCTGGTTCTGGGACTCTGGCTCACCGGGGTCTTTGCCGCGTCCCTTGGAGGACGGATAGAGGCAGGCCATGAGGGGACGACGTCCATGCTGCTCCTCGGCGCTGCGGTCGTGTGGCCTCTGCTGTATTTTGCGATGGGACGCTGCAGTTTTGTTCCACAAGCCATGCCGCTTGCGGCAACCGGTGGGCTCATTCTCTTCGGTGTGGTTTCGGCCCTATCCAGCTTCATGAGCCCGGTCGCGTTACTCTCGAGCGGTTATCTCGTGCTGACGCTGGCGGGCATCTTTTTGGCTTTGCAATTCAACACCAACCTCGATGCAGAACAGTATGAGCGGGGATTGAAGATATTTGCCGTGTTGACCACCGGCGTGCTCATTGGGCTCGCCTGGTACGACTACGTGCCGGGGACGCGTCTAGGGAACGGCAAAGGAATATTGAACCCCAATACGATCGGGCTGGTGTCGGTGTCGGTCATCCTCGCAGCGATGTCGATCAGGACCTGGGTGCTTCGACTCGCGGTGATAGGCCCGATTGCCGGGATCATCGTGCTCACGAGCTCGCGGGCAGCGGCGGTCGCCGCAGTGGTGGGGCTGGGGATGGTGGTATGGCTTCGCCTGCGGGCCCACCGTCGACCTGTGCTGCTGCTGGCTGTAACGGGTCTCCTGCTGATCGTCGGTGTGACGCTCGCCTACGGCGACGTCATGTATCGAATGTTGGACCGGTTCTATGCGCTGAGCTCCGCCGATCGTGGCATGAGTTCGGGCGCGTCGGGTCGTGTGACAGCCTGGAAGTGGACGTGGGAGTTATTTGTCCACAATCCGGTCCTAGGAGTGGGGTTCCGTGCTCATGAATACCTCCTGAAGGCCGACTCATCGGCGCACAACGGCTATCTCGCGACATTGGCGGAAGTCGGGCTGCTCGGTTTTCTGGCTGTCGCGTACTTAATCACTCGTGGGATGTCCCTCCTCTGGGCCGGCTCTCGAGAAATTGGAGCAGGGTTCAGCCAAAGCATTCTGTTCGGACTCTGTGTCGGGTATCTCCTGCTTGCGGTCTTCGAGCGATATCTCATTAATGTCGGCAATCCAACGTCACTCTTGTTTCTCGTCAGCATCATGAGGCCGGGGGTGATGGAGGGCCCTGTGACTGAGCCGGATGAACAGCTATTCGAGCCTGCGGACGAGCTGACTATCGAGCCACCGGGGGAGGGAGTCTACGGACATGGCTGA
- a CDS encoding lipid II flippase MurJ, translated as MSISQKAFVSQGRIDRTLDELPFGKVQRVLADVLGPLREASGYSLLTGIGLALGFVRELTVASTFGLSPQLDVFVAVMSLQLFFGAQIGNALETAFISRVARGGGAAAVSRAVQPALCGLLLVNLGVVLFLLGSAGLLLSVFFPRFDGTQEALGVRTLHFLTAPIVFASTAGLLRGALSVLGTFAPGFAAGSIISLCSIVSLTLWSEKLGVDALTLGVAAGNFLVMLLFAIRLVLMTWSVPSESRPPVREGWFLLWGAAGTILVGELIYAAVSVTERSLASSLPGGSIAGFFYASTIVSVPLSLLVMPLTTMAFPRLVEAFGQDKSIGFAMLWKQGLLLLAVSVTVVACVSIFAEPIVELIFVRGKFSLEHARFTASILSITVWALPFMSLGRVFRNSCYALSDYRTPMVGLALQWLLLAGLGALLVPRVGVPGLAIAIVVGEAATSVTMGSRLAMALRSA; from the coding sequence ATGTCGATATCGCAAAAAGCGTTCGTCTCGCAGGGCCGAATTGATCGGACTTTGGATGAGCTGCCTTTTGGGAAGGTGCAGCGGGTGCTTGCCGATGTGCTGGGCCCTCTTCGTGAGGCATCAGGATATTCCCTGCTGACGGGCATCGGTCTTGCGCTCGGTTTTGTGCGGGAGCTCACCGTGGCATCCACGTTTGGTTTGAGTCCACAACTGGATGTCTTTGTCGCGGTCATGAGCCTTCAGTTGTTCTTTGGGGCGCAGATCGGGAACGCGCTGGAGACAGCGTTCATCTCCCGTGTGGCGAGAGGGGGCGGGGCGGCCGCCGTCAGCCGGGCCGTGCAACCAGCACTCTGTGGCCTTCTGCTCGTGAATCTCGGCGTCGTGCTGTTTCTATTAGGAAGCGCCGGGCTCTTACTGAGCGTTTTTTTCCCACGCTTCGATGGGACGCAAGAGGCACTCGGCGTCCGGACACTCCATTTCCTCACGGCGCCGATCGTGTTTGCGAGCACGGCAGGTCTCTTGCGCGGAGCCCTTTCAGTGCTGGGGACCTTCGCGCCAGGATTTGCGGCCGGATCGATTATCTCGCTTTGCTCCATTGTCTCCCTCACGCTCTGGTCCGAAAAGCTCGGGGTCGACGCGCTGACGCTGGGCGTGGCTGCGGGAAATTTTCTCGTGATGCTTCTGTTTGCGATTCGGCTCGTCCTGATGACTTGGTCCGTCCCCTCGGAATCCAGACCCCCTGTTCGTGAAGGATGGTTCCTGCTCTGGGGAGCCGCAGGGACCATTCTGGTCGGTGAGCTCATCTATGCCGCTGTCTCGGTGACAGAGCGAAGTCTCGCGTCCTCGCTTCCGGGTGGATCCATCGCCGGGTTTTTCTATGCCAGCACGATTGTGTCCGTGCCGCTCTCCCTGCTCGTCATGCCGCTCACGACGATGGCGTTTCCTCGCCTGGTGGAAGCCTTTGGGCAAGATAAATCGATCGGGTTCGCCATGCTGTGGAAACAAGGGCTCTTGCTCCTCGCGGTCAGCGTCACGGTCGTGGCCTGCGTATCCATTTTTGCAGAGCCGATCGTGGAGTTGATATTTGTGCGCGGCAAGTTCTCACTTGAGCATGCCCGCTTCACCGCCTCGATCCTCTCGATCACGGTGTGGGCGCTTCCCTTCATGAGCCTGGGTCGGGTCTTCCGGAACTCCTGTTATGCGCTATCGGACTATCGCACACCCATGGTGGGGCTCGCTTTGCAGTGGCTGTTGCTGGCCGGGCTGGGGGCGTTGCTGGTGCCACGCGTCGGGGTGCCGGGGCTGGCGATTGCCATCGTGGTTGGTGAGGCGGCGACGAGCGTAACGATGGGAAGTCGACTCGCGATGGCATTGAGGTCTGCATGA